The following coding sequences lie in one Miscanthus floridulus cultivar M001 chromosome 9, ASM1932011v1, whole genome shotgun sequence genomic window:
- the LOC136479602 gene encoding uncharacterized mitochondrial protein AtMg00810-like has product MGFKQSAHEVAVYRRGSVHNVLLVNVCVDDLIITGAKEQKVKVFKAQMKKAFDMSDLGLLCFYLGIEVRQDATGIDLRQTHYAKCILELSGMTGYNPAHTPMEEKLKLSQESTTEVDPTHYRRLIGSLRYLVHTRPDIAFAVGYMSWFMERPTMEHLQAVKRILRYVVGTLDYGLHYGRALDTTWFIGYCDSDLTGDVDTSKSTTGTMFFLGDCLVSWQSLKQKVVAL; this is encoded by the coding sequence ATGGGCTTCAAGCAGAGCGCGCATGAGGTGGCGGTGTACCGGCGGGGCAGCGTACACAACGTTCTACTGGTCAACGTTTGCgtcgatgacctcatcatcaccggcGCTAAAGAGCAGAAGGTGAAGGTGTTCAAGGCGCAGATGAAGAAGGCGTTTgacatgagcgacctcggcctcctctgcttctacctCGGCATCGAAGTGCGCCAGGACGCCACCGGGATCGACCTCCGCCAAACCCACTACGCCAAGTGCATCCTCGAGCTCAGCGGCATGACAGGCTACAATCCGGCCCACACCCCGATGGAGGAGAAGCTCAAGCTGAGTCAGGAGAGCACGACGGAGGTCGATCCAACTCATTATCGGCGGCTGATCGGGAGCTTGCGCTACCTGGTCCATACCCGGCCGGACATCGCGTTCGCCGTTGGGTACATGAGCTGGTTCATGGAGCGGCCGACGATGGAGCATCTGCAGGCCGTCAAGCGAATCTTGCGCTACGTGGTGGGCACCCTCGACTACGGTCTTCACTATGGAAGGGCCCTTGACACGACGTGGTTCATCGGCTACTGCGACAGCGACCTCACCGGCGATGTGGATACTAGTAAGAGCACAACCGGGACGATGTTTTTCCTCGGTGATTGCTTGGTCAGCTGGCAGTCcctcaagcagaaggtggtggccctCTAA